A genomic region of Methanothermobacter thermautotrophicus str. Delta H contains the following coding sequences:
- a CDS encoding phosphate ABC transporter substrate-binding protein — protein MELKPKNILIIIIIIALAYLMIKPGADYERIEIAGSTSVQPVAEELAAEYMKKHPDVKINVQGGGSGMGVRTVQQGIVDIGTSSKALKPEEKDDLQEYVIGKDGIVIAVNNQNPVDDLTVDQLRDIFSGKITNWKEVGGPDAEIHVIVREEGSGTRSSFKSLVMKDEKIRSDAIVQGSTESVKQAIKSDPYAIGFVSMAHMSSDVKALEVNGVTPSETTIADGSYPLVVPFEFLTKGEPRGVVKDFIKWVFSPEGQAIVRSQKVVPAIANVSDDT, from the coding sequence ATGGAGCTGAAACCCAAAAACATCCTCATAATAATCATTATCATCGCACTCGCATACCTCATGATCAAACCCGGAGCAGACTATGAGAGAATTGAAATTGCTGGTTCCACATCTGTTCAGCCAGTTGCAGAGGAACTTGCAGCTGAGTACATGAAGAAGCACCCCGATGTTAAGATAAACGTCCAGGGCGGCGGTTCCGGGATGGGTGTAAGGACGGTCCAGCAGGGAATAGTCGATATAGGGACCAGCTCAAAGGCCCTGAAACCTGAGGAAAAGGACGACCTTCAGGAATACGTGATAGGTAAGGATGGTATAGTGATAGCCGTTAACAACCAGAACCCCGTCGATGATCTGACAGTGGACCAGCTCAGGGATATCTTCAGCGGTAAGATAACCAACTGGAAGGAGGTCGGAGGCCCCGATGCAGAGATACATGTGATAGTCCGTGAGGAGGGATCAGGGACCAGAAGCTCATTCAAATCACTTGTCATGAAGGACGAGAAGATAAGGTCCGATGCAATCGTTCAGGGCTCCACAGAATCCGTGAAACAGGCCATAAAGAGCGACCCCTACGCAATTGGATTCGTTTCAATGGCACATATGAGTTCCGATGTGAAGGCACTTGAGGTGAATGGAGTGACACCCTCAGAGACCACCATAGCAGACGGATCCTATCCACTGGTGGTCCCATTCGAATTCCTGACAAAGGGAGAACCCAGGGGAGTCGTAAAGGACTTCATAAAGTGGGTTTTCTCACCTGAAGGGCAGGCCATTGTAAGGAGCCAGAAGGTTGTACCGGCAATAGCAAATGTCTCGGATGATACCTAG
- the pstC gene encoding phosphate ABC transporter permease subunit PstC encodes MISKTREKLIEKGLFITAIFSIIAILLIIVFIFREGFPIFQGYGVTNFIFGMDWAPSDGKYGIFTMIVGSLYITFLSLAIAVPLSILCAIFMAEVSPEIMRRILKPVIETLAAIPSVVYGFFGLIILVPFIRSSLGGTGFGLLTASLILTVMIMPTIISVSEDALRSVPLEYKEASLALGATQWQTIRKVIFPAALPGIITSIILGMGRAIGETLAVIMVAGNVTQIPSSILDPVRALTSNIALEMGYATGLHYSALFGTAIILFFVIMALLVVANYFHYKKKIVIGGGYL; translated from the coding sequence ATGATCAGCAAAACAAGGGAAAAACTCATTGAGAAGGGTCTTTTCATAACCGCAATATTCTCAATAATCGCCATCCTTCTCATAATAGTCTTCATATTCAGGGAGGGATTCCCCATATTCCAGGGGTATGGGGTCACAAACTTCATCTTTGGAATGGACTGGGCACCTTCAGATGGTAAGTACGGCATCTTCACCATGATCGTCGGGTCACTGTACATAACCTTCCTGTCCCTGGCCATAGCCGTCCCCCTTTCAATCCTATGCGCAATATTCATGGCTGAGGTGTCACCTGAAATAATGCGCAGGATACTCAAACCGGTAATAGAGACCCTTGCAGCAATACCATCAGTGGTATATGGTTTCTTTGGGCTGATCATCCTGGTACCCTTCATAAGGTCCAGCCTTGGAGGTACCGGTTTCGGACTTCTAACAGCATCACTCATACTCACGGTCATGATAATGCCAACAATAATCAGTGTCTCAGAGGATGCCCTAAGATCGGTGCCACTGGAGTACAAGGAGGCCTCCCTTGCACTTGGGGCCACCCAGTGGCAGACCATCAGGAAGGTGATATTCCCGGCGGCACTGCCAGGCATCATCACATCAATCATCCTCGGGATGGGTCGTGCCATCGGTGAGACCCTGGCAGTTATCATGGTGGCCGGTAACGTCACCCAGATACCATCATCGATACTGGACCCTGTAAGGGCCCTCACATCCAACATAGCACTGGAGATGGGCTACGCCACCGGGCTGCACTACAGCGCACTCTTCGGGACCGCCATCATCCTGTTTTTTGTCATAATGGCTCTGCTGGTGGTTGCCAACTACTTCCACTACAAGAAAAAGATAGTTATAGGTGGAGGATATCTCTAG
- the pstA gene encoding phosphate ABC transporter permease PstA, protein MSFRIISPKTSQKIMTGIFWASGIVTVLILLIIIGYILMKGLPAVNLEFLLSEPVDSGRAGGIAPMIVSSLYVTLLAGIIATPLGVGAAVYMTEYATEERIVKLIKFGAETLASIPSIVFGLFGLSFFVVFLGLGWSILSGGLVLALMALPTIFQVAQVSVETVPQSYREGSLALGATKWETIYRVVIPAAIPGITTGVILGMARAISEAAAVMFVVGSALSMPVSIFDPGRPLPLHLYVLATEGISLKNAYGTAAVLVIIVLLITVLTNTLVDRYRRKMMGR, encoded by the coding sequence ATGTCCTTCAGAATAATATCACCCAAGACAAGCCAGAAGATAATGACAGGAATCTTCTGGGCTTCAGGAATCGTGACAGTACTGATACTGCTCATAATAATTGGCTACATACTCATGAAGGGCTTGCCAGCCGTAAACCTGGAATTCCTGCTTTCAGAACCGGTTGACTCTGGAAGAGCAGGTGGGATAGCTCCCATGATAGTATCCAGCCTCTACGTCACACTGCTAGCCGGTATAATAGCAACACCACTGGGTGTCGGGGCAGCGGTCTACATGACAGAGTATGCCACAGAGGAACGCATCGTGAAGCTGATAAAGTTCGGAGCAGAAACCCTGGCATCCATACCATCAATAGTATTCGGGCTTTTTGGCTTATCATTCTTCGTGGTTTTCCTCGGCCTCGGGTGGTCAATCCTCTCAGGGGGACTTGTACTGGCCCTCATGGCTCTTCCAACCATATTCCAGGTTGCCCAGGTCTCAGTAGAGACGGTTCCACAATCCTACAGGGAGGGAAGCCTGGCGCTTGGAGCCACAAAGTGGGAGACCATCTACAGGGTGGTTATCCCTGCAGCAATCCCCGGCATAACCACCGGTGTGATACTGGGAATGGCCAGGGCCATATCAGAGGCTGCTGCGGTAATGTTCGTTGTGGGGTCAGCACTTTCAATGCCAGTATCCATCTTCGACCCTGGAAGGCCCCTCCCACTTCACCTCTATGTGCTGGCAACAGAGGGCATTTCACTGAAGAACGCCTACGGCACCGCGGCTGTCCTTGTGATAATCGTCCTTTTAATCACGGTTCTAACAAACACTCTTGTTGATAGATACAGAAGGAAGATGATGGGGAGATAG
- the pstB gene encoding phosphate ABC transporter ATP-binding protein PstB, with amino-acid sequence MYRIEVEDLNVYFDEAHILKDINLKIPKNTVTALIGPSGCGKSTFIRTLNRMNDVISGFRHEGHVYLDGKDIYDPDMDVVELRKKVGMVFQKPNPFPKSIFENVAYGLRVHGYDDRDFIEERVEESLRAAALWDEVKDKLDKSALGLSGGQQQRLCIARTIAIEPEVILMDEPCSALDPISTTKIEDLIHKLKNDYTIIIVTHNMQQATRVSKYTAFFLHGEIVESGLTEQIFIEPRDKRTEDYITGRFG; translated from the coding sequence ATGTACAGAATCGAAGTTGAGGACCTGAACGTTTACTTTGACGAGGCGCACATACTCAAGGATATAAACCTCAAGATACCCAAGAACACGGTCACAGCCCTCATAGGGCCATCAGGCTGTGGTAAGTCAACATTCATCAGAACCCTTAACAGGATGAATGATGTGATAAGCGGCTTCAGGCATGAGGGCCACGTCTACCTTGATGGTAAGGACATCTATGACCCTGACATGGATGTGGTGGAGCTCAGAAAGAAGGTTGGGATGGTCTTCCAGAAACCCAACCCCTTCCCTAAGTCCATATTTGAAAATGTAGCCTACGGTCTCAGGGTCCATGGATATGATGACAGGGACTTCATAGAGGAGCGTGTGGAGGAAAGCCTGAGGGCTGCAGCTCTCTGGGATGAGGTCAAGGACAAACTTGATAAATCCGCCCTTGGACTCTCAGGGGGACAGCAGCAGAGGCTATGCATAGCAAGGACCATAGCCATAGAACCTGAGGTTATACTCATGGATGAACCGTGTTCAGCCCTTGACCCCATATCAACCACCAAGATCGAGGATCTCATCCACAAGCTCAAGAATGACTACACCATCATCATAGTGACCCACAACATGCAGCAGGCCACAAGAGTCTCAAAGTACACAGCCTTCTTCCTGCATGGTGAAATAGTTGAAAGCGGCCTCACAGAGCAGATATTCATAGAGCCGAGGGATAAAAGGACTGAGGACTACATTACAGGAAGATTTGGATAA
- a CDS encoding phosphate signaling complex PhoU family protein, producing the protein MWKLIGALLESRLSNVLDETVRYGNETSERVGRTVSSYIKGDEETARELIETTAAVNEKSYRIEDECLKILGLHQPVAKDLRLASSIMRSAIELERINILLAYIARYAIDGRDRTPPHIEFMSQTVQDMINDALGALMNRDIQLLKRSTRNYIQLQDLYNQLQESNRDFSESGNLMLVARNLLSMGHHVMGMDDRIAYLIVGKRVIHHKVFYSVLMK; encoded by the coding sequence GTGTGGAAATTGATCGGCGCTCTCCTTGAAAGCAGACTTTCAAATGTCCTGGATGAAACCGTCAGGTATGGTAATGAAACCTCTGAAAGGGTGGGAAGAACCGTATCCAGCTACATCAAAGGGGATGAGGAGACTGCAAGGGAATTGATAGAGACAACGGCAGCTGTTAATGAGAAGAGCTACAGGATAGAGGATGAATGCCTCAAAATCCTTGGCCTTCATCAGCCCGTTGCAAAGGACCTGAGGCTGGCATCCAGTATAATGAGAAGTGCAATTGAACTTGAGAGGATAAACATACTCCTTGCCTACATTGCAAGGTACGCAATTGATGGAAGGGACAGGACACCTCCACACATAGAGTTCATGTCCCAGACGGTTCAGGATATGATAAATGATGCGCTCGGGGCCCTCATGAACCGTGACATCCAGCTACTTAAAAGGTCAACGAGGAATTATATCCAGCTTCAGGATCTATACAACCAGCTTCAGGAGTCAAACAGGGACTTCTCAGAATCAGGTAATCTTATGCTGGTAGCAAGGAATCTGCTCAGCATGGGCCACCATGTTATGGGGATGGACGACAGGATAGCCTATCTCATAGTGGGTAAAAGGGTTATCCATCATAAGGTCTTCTACAGTGTACTTATGAAATGA
- a CDS encoding DUF2226 domain-containing protein, whose product MWLPFDNPRKMDYTVLKRSSVPEFSYIRILDNENEAIIFVTGNNIVGAWHIDLNTLEETHSHKAMERLEINHDSVVEVYETDADLFETLIELNDESKLSIPIDAEIIINEMFLDKSSREELLERYRIRVPTDEAIERLIEDYKSR is encoded by the coding sequence ATGTGGCTACCCTTTGATAACCCGAGGAAGATGGACTACACCGTCCTTAAAAGGTCTTCAGTACCCGAATTTTCGTATATAAGGATCCTGGACAATGAAAACGAGGCCATAATCTTCGTAACGGGAAATAACATTGTGGGAGCCTGGCACATTGACCTCAACACCCTCGAGGAGACTCACAGCCATAAGGCAATGGAGAGACTGGAGATAAACCATGATTCAGTGGTGGAGGTCTATGAGACCGATGCGGATCTCTTCGAGACCCTGATTGAACTCAATGATGAATCAAAACTTTCAATACCCATTGATGCGGAGATTATAATAAATGAAATGTTCCTTGATAAATCATCCCGTGAGGAGCTCCTTGAAAGGTACAGGATAAGGGTTCCGACTGATGAGGCGATTGAAAGGTTGATTGAGGATTACAAATCCAGATAG
- the phoU gene encoding phosphate signaling complex protein PhoU, translating into MEKKYPRILFRKRLKDLRKDMEEVSQKTLKTHKLAVDLLMEYDEEKKEKVIKNSRAIDDMVFNLERKAISLIAAEQPVAGDLRFIEACIKVGSHLKRIGYLAANIAEAAEKLKDEEIPRRPLEDLKHMSDFVQMMLSKGIYAFLDQNMEMARELRHDDDKVDDLFDQTLEHVTRSMFEDKESISYLVNLLFIARFLERVGDRAVSIADRTIFMITCEKP; encoded by the coding sequence ATGGAAAAGAAGTATCCGCGGATACTGTTCCGCAAAAGGCTTAAGGATCTGAGGAAGGATATGGAGGAGGTTTCACAGAAAACCCTTAAAACACATAAACTAGCAGTTGACCTCCTGATGGAGTATGATGAGGAAAAAAAGGAGAAGGTAATAAAAAACAGCAGGGCAATAGATGACATGGTCTTCAACCTTGAGAGGAAGGCTATAAGTTTAATAGCAGCTGAACAACCCGTTGCAGGAGACCTGAGATTTATAGAGGCCTGCATTAAGGTTGGAAGTCATCTCAAGAGGATAGGCTACCTGGCGGCCAACATAGCCGAGGCTGCAGAGAAACTGAAGGACGAGGAAATTCCGAGAAGACCCCTTGAAGACCTGAAGCACATGTCTGACTTCGTGCAGATGATGCTCTCCAAGGGAATCTACGCATTCCTTGACCAGAACATGGAAATGGCGAGGGAGCTCAGGCATGATGATGATAAGGTGGATGACCTCTTTGACCAGACACTTGAACATGTAACAAGAAGCATGTTTGAGGATAAGGAATCAATCTCATACCTGGTTAATCTCCTCTTCATAGCAAGATTCCTTGAGAGGGTTGGTGACAGGGCTGTCAGCATTGCTGATAGGACGATCTTCATGATAACGTGTGAGAAGCCATGA